The DNA sequence CCATGAAATTAGACACGATCCCAGAAAGTGTGCCATGCTAGAAGTGCTTTTTTTATCCACTAGATAACCAGCATAATCAGCGTCAGCATACCCGATTAAGTCAAAATTGTCTCttgagggatagtagagaaccaggttctgCATTCCTTTACGATACCTCAGGATTCTCTTGGCAACCTTCAGATGAGATTCCCTTGGATTGGATTGAAATCTATCACATAATCCTACGCTGAATATGATATCTGGTTTGCTTGATGTGATATATAAGAGTGACCCAATGATGCCTCTGTACATGGTCTCATTCAcaggagaaccaggttcatccagtCCAGACGAGTGGCAGTGGCAATAGGAGTATCAATGATTTTTGAGCTTTCCATCTCAAACCTTTTCAGAAGCTCTTTGATGTACTTCTACTGACTTATCATTGTGCCCTTAGGAGTTTGCTTAACTTGTAGACCCAAGAAGAAATTTAATTTctccatcatgctcatttcaaactcacttcccaTGAGCTTTGCAAACTCATCACACAGAGaatcatttgttgcaccaaagatgatgtcgtcaacataaacctgcacaatgagcaggttcctcccccATTTCTTCAAAAATAGGGcgttgtcaatttttcctcttgtaaagtCATTTTCTAGGAGAAATTTTGACAGCCTTTCATACTATGCACGAGGAGCCTGCTTCAGCCCATATAAAGCTTTGTCAAGTTTAAAAACATGCTCAGGATGCTCATGACATTCCAAGCCAGGAGGTTGCTTGACGAAGACTTATTCTTTTAGGAAACCatttagaaatgcacttttgacatacATTTGGAACAacttgaattccatatgagatgtaAAGGTAATGAGAATTTTGATGGCTTCCATTCaagcaactggagcaaaagtttcatcatagtcgatCCCTTTTtcttgattgtagccttgaactactagccttgccttgttccttgttatatttccaaactcatcaaaTTTGTTTCTGAATACCCACCTAGTTCCTATAACAGTTCTGTCAGTAGGTCGAGGGACCAAGTGCCTCACGCTATTCCTCGCAAATTGATGGAGTTCATCTTGCATGGCAGTAATCCAGTCAGCATCTTTCAATTCTTCcttgatatttttgggctcaatTTGAGAGAGAAAGGCTGAGAAGGCAAGTGAGTTTCTTAACTTTGATCTAGTTTGAATCCCTGAGTCAAGAGGAGTGATCACATTCTGAAGAGGGTGTGaacttttgtgcttccagttagaCACCTGAAACTCATTGTGAGAGGGTCCAGGTTGTTCTGAATGTGACCCATTGTTGACTTGAGTCCCGCTTCTCAGCTCAGCATCTGGGGTTCCTTGCACAACATCAACGACTCTGTTCtcagcttcagttgttgtgatggaggaaccaggttcctctgcATCAGCTGGAGATACATATGCATTATCATCATTTGATTCCTTGACGTGACACATCATGTCAGCCTTTCCATTTGCCATATCAATGACTTCACCAGGAACTGTTGACTGCTCTCCTTCTTGAtcaatcttatcatgtgaatctttcccacatatgtggtgtgattcatcaaagatcacatgtatgctttcctcaacacattgagttcttttgttgAAGACTTTATAGGCTTTGCTTTGTGATGAATAGcccagaaagattccttcatcacttttagCATCAAATTTTCCAAGTACTTCCTTACCATTGTTGAGGACAAGACATTTGCAGTTAAATGTCCTTAAATGTGTTAGCTTGGGTTTCTTCCCGTTCAGCAGTTCATACGGGGTTTTGTTCAGGAGGGACCTAATCATGCACATGTTCACCAAGTAGCATGCAGTGTTaactgcttctgcccagaagctttTTGCAATGCCACTATCAACCAACATTGTCCTTGCCatatcttcaagagtcctattgtTTCTCTCCACAACAACATTTTGTTGAGGTATTCTTGGAGCTGAAAAATTGTGACTTATGCCGTTCTCATCATAGAATTCATTGAATTTTGCATTGTCAAACTCTGTGCCGTGATCAGATCTTATACACACAACATTATGGCTCATCTTCACCTGGATCGTCTTCAAAAATGCAGCAAACACTGGaaaagtttcatccttggttTTGAGGAACAAGGTCCAGGTAAATCTAGAATAGTCGTCCACTATAACAaaaatgtacttctttcctcctctacttggcaCCCTCATAGGACCATACAAATCAATATGGAgaagatcaagtggccttgaggtgctGACCTCCTTTTTGGGCTTGAAGTAGGATCTGACTTGCTTtccttttacacatgcatcacacaccttgtgatcttTGAAGCTTGACTTAGGTAGGCCACGAACTAGGTCATTCTTGACCAATTTGTTCAGCAAAGTAAAACTTGCATTGCCCAATCTTCTGTGCCATAGTTCAGCATCATTTTCAAAAGCGCTCAGACATGTGAGATCCCCATTTTGCAAGGATTCAAAAGCAGCAACATAAATGTATTTGTATCTTTTTGCCATTAGGACCATTTCACCAGTCACAAGATTTGTGACTGTGCAGActtttgacacaaattccactTGATTTCCTTTGTCGCAGATTTGGGAAACACTCAGTATGTTATATTTCAATATGTTCACATAGTACACA is a window from the Nicotiana tomentosiformis chromosome 10, ASM39032v3, whole genome shotgun sequence genome containing:
- the LOC138899930 gene encoding secreted RxLR effector protein 161-like, which translates into the protein MYRGIIGSLLYITSSKPDIIFSVGLCDRFQSNPRESHLKVAKRILRYRKGMQNLVLYYPSRDNFDLIGYADADYAGYLVDKKSTSSMAHFLGSCLISWGTGKQNSVALSTAEAEYVAVASCCAQLLWIKQQLEDFSVFSDCVPLLCDNTSALNMAKNPVQHKRIKHIDVRHHFLKDNVEKGLSA